The following proteins come from a genomic window of Corallococcus sp. NCRR:
- a CDS encoding NUDIX hydrolase, with protein MSHTYKYPRPAVTVDCVVFGLDEDDLKVLLIQRGVEPFQGQWALPGGFVRMEESLEDAARRELDEEAGLRTSHLEQLYTFGAPDRDPRGRVITVAYFALVKLSQHHLHASTDAREAAWFSVWDTPKLAFDHADVLATALQRLKGKVRYQPIGFELLPPKFTLSQLQRLYETVLERELDKRNFRKKILAMDLLEELDEVEQDVSHRAARLYRFDHKKYKQLEKAGFNFEL; from the coding sequence TTGAGCCACACCTATAAGTACCCGCGCCCGGCGGTGACGGTGGACTGCGTCGTCTTCGGGTTGGACGAGGACGACCTCAAGGTGCTGCTCATCCAGCGCGGCGTGGAGCCGTTCCAGGGCCAGTGGGCGCTGCCCGGCGGCTTCGTGCGCATGGAGGAGTCCCTGGAGGACGCCGCGCGCCGCGAGCTGGACGAGGAGGCGGGCCTGCGCACCAGCCACCTGGAGCAGCTCTACACGTTCGGCGCTCCGGACCGCGACCCCCGGGGCCGCGTCATCACCGTGGCGTACTTCGCGCTGGTGAAGCTGTCCCAGCACCACCTCCATGCGTCCACCGACGCGCGCGAGGCGGCGTGGTTCTCCGTCTGGGACACGCCGAAGCTCGCGTTCGACCACGCAGACGTGCTGGCCACCGCGCTGCAACGGCTCAAGGGCAAGGTGCGCTACCAGCCCATCGGGTTCGAACTGCTGCCGCCCAAGTTCACGCTGTCGCAGCTCCAGCGGCTGTACGAGACGGTGCTGGAGCGCGAGCTCGACAAGCGCAACTTCCGCAAGAAGATCCTCGCCATGGACCTGCTGGAGGAGCTGGACGAGGTGGAGCAGGACGTCTCCCACCGCGCCGCGCGCCTCTACCGGTTCGACCACAAGAAGTACAAACAGCTCGAGAAGGCCGGCTTCAACTTCGAGCTCTGA
- a CDS encoding protein phosphatase 2C domain-containing protein: MSTLPFDFAVGSVQGREHARSGRNNQDAACVRESEHGLVVVVADGCGSQPCSELGAQLGVRRLAQAAQARLQRGEAVDGADFLPGLRGDLLELMEGLASTLGRDVLGDLLFTLVGAVVTPVHTLVFSLGDGVWMLNGQVHALGPFPGNAPPYLAYALLRGEDVRLERRALVPTEDVHALLVGTDGVGDLLGLSQARLPERDEPVGPLSRFWTEDRYFTNPDAVRRRLAQLNREAVRADFAERRLLRTPGLLTDDTTLVVLRRRMGRA; this comes from the coding sequence ATGTCCACGCTGCCCTTCGATTTCGCGGTGGGTTCGGTGCAGGGCCGGGAGCACGCGCGTTCGGGGCGCAACAACCAGGACGCCGCCTGCGTCCGGGAGAGCGAGCACGGGCTGGTGGTGGTAGTGGCGGACGGGTGTGGCAGTCAGCCATGCAGCGAGCTGGGGGCGCAGCTGGGTGTGCGGCGGCTGGCGCAGGCTGCGCAGGCGAGGCTTCAGCGCGGCGAGGCGGTGGACGGCGCGGACTTCCTGCCGGGGCTGAGAGGGGACCTGCTGGAGTTGATGGAAGGGCTGGCGTCCACGCTGGGGCGGGACGTGCTGGGGGACCTGCTCTTCACGCTGGTGGGCGCGGTGGTGACGCCGGTGCACACGCTTGTCTTCTCGTTGGGGGACGGCGTGTGGATGCTCAACGGCCAGGTGCACGCGCTGGGGCCGTTCCCGGGCAACGCGCCGCCGTATCTCGCGTATGCGCTGCTGCGCGGCGAGGACGTGCGGCTGGAGCGCCGGGCGCTGGTGCCCACGGAGGACGTGCACGCGCTGCTGGTGGGCACGGACGGGGTGGGGGACCTGCTGGGCCTTTCGCAGGCGCGGCTGCCGGAGCGCGATGAGCCCGTGGGCCCGCTGTCGCGCTTCTGGACGGAGGACCGGTACTTCACGAACCCGGACGCGGTGCGACGGCGGCTGGCGCAGCTCAACCGTGAAGCGGTGCGCGCGGACTTCGCGGAGCGGCGGCTGCTGCGCACGCCGGGCCTTCTGACGGACGACACCACGCTGGTGGTGCTGCGCCGCCGGATGGGGAGGGCGTGA
- a CDS encoding diacylglycerol/lipid kinase family protein: MNIAVLVNLRARKGTEGMGGLVRDLLPRARVALTRSLEEAQEWVDQLRHDPPNLLLAGGGDGTITGLLNELRSQGVALPAIGVLPLGTGNAWARVTGAPRPQVALKQIAAYGERLPPLRPFSLVRVEGRVAPFAGTGWDAEMIQDFKNQLASAGPLKKAQSGLRGYLGAMFTRTVPRHLFGEGNPNVSVYNLGASALTMDATGAVRPVPNGGEGQLLYQGPAGVAGAATTPEWGFGFKAFPFAQAVPHRLSVRVYGAGVMEATRNMFRLWRGEHPMPRMHDFFVERLRMDFDREVPFQMGGDVLGMRRSLEFDLAEENVNLVDWRRLGRLVAV; the protein is encoded by the coding sequence ATGAACATCGCCGTCCTCGTCAATCTGCGCGCGCGTAAAGGGACCGAGGGGATGGGCGGGCTCGTCCGAGACCTGCTCCCCCGGGCCCGGGTGGCCCTCACCCGCTCCCTGGAGGAAGCCCAGGAGTGGGTGGACCAGCTCCGTCACGACCCTCCCAACCTGCTGCTGGCGGGCGGAGGCGACGGCACCATCACGGGCCTGCTCAACGAGCTGCGCTCCCAGGGCGTGGCCCTGCCGGCCATTGGCGTGCTGCCGCTGGGCACGGGCAACGCCTGGGCGCGCGTCACCGGGGCGCCGCGTCCGCAGGTGGCCCTGAAGCAGATCGCCGCGTACGGCGAGCGCCTGCCGCCCCTGCGTCCCTTCTCCCTGGTGCGGGTGGAGGGCCGGGTGGCGCCCTTCGCGGGCACGGGCTGGGACGCGGAGATGATTCAGGACTTCAAGAACCAGCTCGCGTCCGCCGGGCCGCTGAAGAAGGCGCAGTCCGGCCTGCGGGGCTACCTGGGCGCCATGTTCACGCGCACGGTGCCGCGCCACCTGTTCGGCGAGGGCAACCCGAACGTCTCCGTCTACAACCTGGGCGCGTCCGCGCTGACCATGGACGCGACGGGCGCGGTGCGGCCGGTGCCCAACGGCGGTGAGGGGCAGCTGTTGTACCAGGGCCCCGCGGGCGTGGCGGGCGCGGCGACGACGCCGGAGTGGGGCTTCGGCTTCAAGGCGTTCCCGTTCGCGCAGGCGGTGCCGCACCGGCTGTCCGTGCGCGTGTACGGCGCGGGCGTGATGGAGGCCACGCGCAACATGTTCCGCCTGTGGCGCGGAGAGCACCCCATGCCGCGCATGCACGACTTCTTCGTGGAGCGCCTGCGGATGGACTTCGACCGCGAGGTGCCCTTCCAGATGGGCGGCGACGTGCTGGGCATGCGCCGCTCGCTGGAGTTCGACCTGGCGGAGGAGAACGTCAACCTGGTCGACTGGCGCCGCCTGGGCCGGCTCGTCGCCGTCTAG
- a CDS encoding IgA Peptidase M64 encodes MRASLLLLLLSASTALAAPRTFRVDYFHTGNATEERFSLERLVVEPLPWPGHPARAIDETNLGKYLYEVRDRKTNRLLFSRGFASIFGEWELTDEAKQAHRTFSESLRFPAPNSPVQVILKKRDAQNAFREIWSLVVDPKDPFVDPSSPPAPGPLLKLLENGPPQDKVDFLILGDGYTEAERAKFEKDARKLVDTLFSFSPFKERKADFNVWGLMPAAAESGISRPSTGVHRRPPLGSTYDAFGAERYILTFDNAALRDTAAFAPYEFIEILSNGNTYGGGGIFNLFSTVASDSLWAPYVFVHEFGHHFAGLADEYYTSAPVYGAAPFERVEPWEKNVTALHDPAQLKWKDLVAPGTPLPTPWNQSTYDAHALQVQQRRQKIRAERKPEAEMDALFTEQRNWEEKFLGTQKVSGKVGAFEGAHYEAKGYFRPQTDCVMFTRDRVPFCAVCQHGINEVIDLYAGPASTPARKTP; translated from the coding sequence ATGCGCGCTTCCCTCCTGCTGTTGCTGCTCTCGGCGAGCACCGCCCTCGCCGCGCCCCGGACGTTCCGCGTCGACTACTTCCACACCGGCAACGCCACCGAGGAGCGCTTCAGCCTGGAGCGGCTGGTGGTGGAGCCCCTGCCCTGGCCGGGCCACCCGGCGCGGGCCATCGACGAGACGAACCTGGGCAAGTACCTCTACGAGGTGCGGGACCGGAAGACGAACCGGCTCCTGTTCTCGCGCGGCTTCGCCTCCATCTTCGGCGAGTGGGAGCTGACGGACGAGGCGAAGCAGGCCCACCGCACCTTCAGCGAATCGCTGCGCTTCCCCGCGCCGAACAGCCCCGTGCAGGTCATCCTGAAGAAGCGCGACGCGCAGAACGCCTTCCGCGAAATCTGGTCGCTGGTGGTGGATCCGAAGGACCCCTTCGTGGATCCGTCCTCGCCGCCCGCGCCGGGCCCGCTGCTGAAGCTGCTGGAGAACGGACCGCCGCAGGACAAGGTGGACTTCCTCATCCTGGGGGACGGCTACACGGAGGCGGAGCGCGCCAAGTTCGAGAAGGACGCGCGCAAGCTGGTGGACACCCTCTTCAGCTTCTCCCCCTTCAAGGAGCGCAAGGCGGACTTCAACGTCTGGGGCCTGATGCCCGCGGCGGCCGAGTCCGGCATCTCCCGGCCCTCCACCGGCGTCCACCGCCGCCCGCCCCTGGGCTCCACCTACGACGCCTTCGGCGCGGAGCGCTACATCCTCACCTTCGACAACGCCGCGCTGCGTGACACCGCCGCCTTCGCGCCCTACGAGTTCATCGAAATCCTGTCCAACGGCAACACCTACGGCGGCGGAGGCATCTTCAACCTCTTCAGCACCGTGGCCTCCGACAGCCTCTGGGCCCCCTACGTCTTCGTCCACGAGTTCGGCCACCACTTCGCGGGGCTGGCGGACGAGTACTACACGTCCGCCCCCGTCTACGGCGCCGCGCCCTTCGAGCGGGTGGAGCCCTGGGAGAAGAACGTCACCGCCCTCCACGACCCCGCCCAGCTCAAGTGGAAGGACCTGGTGGCGCCGGGGACCCCGCTGCCCACGCCCTGGAATCAGTCCACCTATGACGCGCATGCCCTGCAAGTGCAGCAACGCCGGCAGAAGATTCGCGCGGAGCGCAAACCCGAGGCGGAGATGGACGCGCTCTTCACGGAGCAGCGCAACTGGGAGGAGAAATTCCTGGGCACCCAGAAGGTCTCCGGGAAGGTGGGCGCCTTCGAGGGGGCCCACTACGAGGCGAAGGGCTACTTCCGGCCCCAGACGGACTGCGTGATGTTCACCCGCGACCGGGTGCCCTTTTGCGCGGTGTGC
- a CDS encoding nicotinamidase: MKKTTVKELPLPGFYNSNHAAEYGYGPNAGKLQRDAGAWKAAQGVTAAATDRFNLHLLLIDVQKDFCFPDGSLYVAGRSGRGAIDDNRRIAEFIYRNLGTLTNVTATLDTHFAYQIFFPSFWVDQDDQPLQPYREVTREQIERGQARPNPAVAKWLCGGNYPWLLKQVKFYCEELERAGKYTLYLWPPHCLLGSDGHALSGVVQEARLFHSYARGVQSWAEVKGGNPLTENYSVMRPEVLMRHDGQPLAQRNTQFLKTLLTSDAVVIGGQAASHCVKSSIDDLLGEIVAQDAALARKVYLLTDCMSSVTVPDGKGGFAADFTPQADAALKRFADAGMHLVKSTDPLASWPDLHVA; the protein is encoded by the coding sequence ATGAAGAAGACGACCGTGAAGGAGCTGCCGCTGCCCGGGTTCTACAACTCCAACCACGCGGCGGAGTACGGCTACGGCCCGAACGCCGGGAAGCTCCAGCGTGACGCCGGAGCGTGGAAGGCGGCGCAGGGCGTGACGGCGGCGGCCACGGACCGCTTCAACCTGCACCTGCTGCTCATCGACGTGCAGAAGGACTTCTGCTTCCCGGATGGCTCGCTGTACGTGGCGGGGCGCAGCGGGCGGGGCGCCATCGATGACAACCGCCGCATCGCGGAGTTCATCTACCGGAACCTGGGGACGCTGACGAACGTCACCGCGACGCTGGATACGCACTTCGCCTATCAAATCTTCTTCCCGTCGTTCTGGGTGGACCAGGACGACCAGCCGCTCCAGCCGTACCGCGAGGTGACTCGCGAGCAGATTGAACGCGGCCAGGCGCGGCCGAACCCCGCCGTGGCGAAGTGGCTGTGCGGCGGCAACTACCCGTGGCTGCTCAAGCAGGTGAAGTTCTACTGCGAGGAGTTGGAGCGCGCGGGGAAGTACACGCTCTACCTGTGGCCGCCGCACTGCCTGCTGGGCAGCGACGGACACGCGCTGTCGGGCGTGGTGCAGGAGGCGCGGTTGTTCCACTCGTACGCGCGCGGCGTGCAGTCGTGGGCGGAGGTGAAGGGCGGCAACCCGCTGACGGAGAACTACTCGGTGATGCGGCCGGAGGTGCTGATGCGGCATGACGGCCAGCCGCTCGCGCAGCGCAACACGCAGTTCCTGAAGACGCTGCTCACGTCGGACGCGGTGGTGATTGGCGGGCAGGCGGCCAGCCACTGCGTGAAGAGCAGCATCGATGACCTGCTGGGAGAGATTGTCGCGCAGGACGCGGCGCTGGCTCGCAAGGTGTACCTGCTGACGGACTGCATGTCGTCGGTGACGGTGCCGGACGGCAAGGGCGGCTTCGCGGCGGACTTCACGCCGCAGGCGGACGCGGCGCTCAAGCGCTTCGCGGACGCGGGCATGCACCTGGTGAAGTCGACGGATCCGCTGGCGAGCTGGCCGGACCTGCACGTGGCGTGA
- a CDS encoding alpha/beta fold hydrolase encodes MTRQQPSTVRPFFPEGFREGDADVNGTRIHFVIGGKGSPVLLLHGYTQTHLMWWRLAPELAKQHTVLIPDLRGAGASAAPARGYDKETMARDMRALVKQLGFDKVSVVGHDIGLMVAYAYAALFPDEVERLALLDAFLPGIEPWSDQVMSSRDVWHFTFNGATAEKLVQGRERIYLDHFWTDFAANPQAVGEAERQAYTEAYAAPGRLHSTWSYFQAFDQDKKAFRELARNKLPMPVMVIGGDKSLGEPLVAQARAVANQVEPHILRDTGHWVTDERPEEVRELLGDFLRA; translated from the coding sequence ATGACACGCCAGCAGCCGAGCACCGTCCGTCCCTTCTTCCCGGAGGGCTTCCGCGAAGGCGACGCGGACGTCAACGGCACGCGGATCCACTTCGTCATCGGCGGCAAGGGCAGCCCCGTCCTGCTGCTGCACGGCTACACGCAGACGCACCTCATGTGGTGGCGACTGGCGCCGGAGCTCGCGAAGCAGCACACCGTGCTCATCCCGGACCTGCGAGGCGCGGGGGCCTCCGCCGCCCCCGCGCGGGGCTATGACAAGGAGACGATGGCCCGCGACATGCGCGCGCTGGTGAAGCAGCTCGGCTTCGACAAGGTCTCCGTCGTGGGCCACGACATCGGGCTGATGGTCGCCTACGCCTACGCCGCCCTGTTCCCCGACGAGGTCGAACGCCTGGCCCTCCTGGACGCGTTCCTGCCGGGCATCGAGCCCTGGTCCGACCAGGTCATGAGCAGCCGCGACGTGTGGCACTTCACCTTCAACGGCGCCACCGCGGAGAAGCTGGTGCAGGGCCGCGAGCGCATCTACCTCGACCACTTCTGGACCGACTTCGCCGCCAATCCCCAGGCCGTGGGCGAAGCGGAACGGCAGGCGTACACGGAGGCCTACGCGGCCCCGGGCCGGCTCCACTCGACGTGGAGCTACTTCCAGGCCTTCGACCAGGACAAGAAGGCCTTCCGGGAGCTCGCCCGGAACAAGCTCCCCATGCCCGTGATGGTCATCGGCGGGGACAAGTCCCTGGGCGAACCGCTCGTCGCGCAGGCGCGCGCGGTGGCGAATCAGGTCGAGCCCCACATCCTCCGGGACACCGGCCACTGGGTGACCGACGAGCGGCCCGAGGAGGTCCGCGAGCTGCTCGGAGACTTCCTCCGGGCGTGA
- a CDS encoding SDR family NAD(P)-dependent oxidoreductase, with amino-acid sequence MDRIWKKKVIVITGASSGIGRATALLLAKKGAHVVLAARREEPLEELAAECESHGVQALMVPTDVSDAAAVRMLAEAAVEAFGHFDGWVNNAGVYMLGSLEETPDEAFRQLMETNFFGTVSGARVALAQFRRQGYGTLVNVSSTFGTVPAPYLSAYVASKFAVRGFSASLRQELLGTGIDVCTVMPAAIDTPLWRHTANYTGWRVRPVEPVYTPERVARTILRVLRHPQDEVIVGPAGKSFAAMHGLFPRTYERTMRVGTEVLHFQDERQGPTPGNVFQPMEEGDTASGGYHGTGKQWLRRLLVAGGLAAAAVTLRRRAAERHLEARWAHALGV; translated from the coding sequence ATGGATCGCATCTGGAAGAAGAAGGTCATCGTCATCACGGGCGCCTCCAGCGGCATTGGCCGGGCCACGGCGCTGCTGCTGGCGAAGAAGGGCGCCCACGTGGTCCTGGCCGCGCGGCGGGAGGAGCCGCTGGAGGAGCTGGCGGCCGAGTGCGAGTCCCACGGCGTCCAGGCCCTGATGGTGCCCACGGACGTGTCGGACGCGGCGGCCGTGCGGATGCTGGCGGAGGCCGCGGTGGAGGCCTTCGGCCACTTCGACGGCTGGGTGAACAACGCGGGCGTCTACATGCTGGGCAGCCTGGAGGAGACGCCGGACGAGGCGTTCCGCCAGCTCATGGAGACCAACTTCTTCGGCACGGTGAGCGGCGCGCGCGTGGCGCTCGCCCAGTTCCGCCGCCAGGGCTATGGGACGCTCGTCAACGTGTCCTCCACCTTTGGCACCGTGCCCGCGCCGTACCTGAGCGCCTACGTGGCCTCCAAGTTCGCGGTGCGCGGCTTCTCCGCGTCGCTGCGCCAGGAGCTGCTGGGCACGGGCATCGACGTGTGCACGGTGATGCCCGCCGCCATCGACACGCCCCTGTGGCGCCACACCGCCAACTACACCGGCTGGCGCGTGCGCCCGGTGGAGCCCGTCTACACGCCGGAGCGCGTGGCCCGCACCATCCTCCGCGTGCTGCGCCACCCCCAGGACGAGGTGATTGTCGGCCCCGCGGGGAAGAGCTTCGCGGCGATGCACGGCCTGTTCCCCCGCACGTACGAGCGCACCATGCGGGTGGGCACGGAGGTGCTGCACTTCCAGGACGAGCGGCAGGGCCCCACCCCCGGCAACGTCTTCCAGCCCATGGAGGAGGGGGACACGGCCTCCGGCGGTTACCACGGCACCGGAAAACAATGGCTGCGTCGTCTGTTGGTCGCGGGAGGGCTGGCCGCCGCGGCGGTGACGCTGCGCCGGCGTGCGGCCGAGCGGCACCTGGAAGCGCGGTGGGCCCACGCCCTGGGGGTGTGA
- a CDS encoding tetratricopeptide repeat protein, whose protein sequence is MTSISDETHQRITDLCAQGDAAAGDGAIEQALKHFKAALALIPEPTREHQQNTWVRAAIGDMYFQLERFEDCREHFREAVHSPGGLGNPFIHLRLGQSALELGDEARAADELARAFMGGGEELFEGDDAKYLEFIQSRLLPPQDA, encoded by the coding sequence ATGACGTCGATATCGGATGAGACCCACCAGCGCATCACCGACCTCTGCGCCCAGGGAGACGCCGCGGCGGGAGACGGCGCCATCGAGCAGGCCCTGAAACACTTCAAGGCCGCCCTCGCGCTGATCCCCGAACCCACCCGCGAGCATCAGCAGAACACCTGGGTGCGCGCCGCCATCGGCGACATGTACTTCCAGCTCGAGCGCTTCGAGGACTGCCGCGAGCACTTCCGCGAAGCCGTCCACTCCCCCGGAGGGCTCGGCAATCCCTTCATCCACCTGCGGCTCGGCCAGAGCGCCCTGGAGCTGGGAGACGAAGCCCGCGCCGCCGACGAGCTCGCCCGCGCCTTCATGGGCGGAGGCGAGGAGCTCTTCGAAGGCGACGACGCGAAGTACCTGGAGTTCATCCAGTCCCGCCTGCTCCCGCCCCAGGACGCCTGA
- a CDS encoding PEGA domain-containing protein has product MPFRPKPSAFALLLCLLCASASGAAPHRLVVSSGDCRDAELSGQSKAFYDALRARPEQHVLSAPEFAERLFPASSRSFEDLQRQLDAAQDQFYEGRNARASQLLDDALGDIRRLPPGEPRWKLFAHAQLLHGLNHRAMGKTKDSDAAFLQVLRLQPKYQLDPDQYAPSIRQTFEKLRRDLARTPKVKLSLKSTLPAADVYLEGLGVGQTPLTLELPAGAYELTMVKGDAVSFPRQVQAQGADTPLLVDLAYEGSVTAAPFPCLSAVDGNEERTWSHAVRLGGTLGVEEVIVVRLERPSSGPKWFAATVLNVDGGQKLREGGFKTQGLDAPGEALSALVDFVTTGRSPSNLVVMNNANGKAPWDAGSARGTAGASGTGADLTAPNLLSEDVSGGTPPGTGLRTASYVAMGAGVAALGGAGVVRLLAQKDLNGLEDRRAANGGQLVSTDARAVALRDSLVGKSNLMTGLLVGGGAAVVTGAVLFLVSSPSKPAPVTLGVTADETGAGASLSGSF; this is encoded by the coding sequence ATGCCCTTCCGTCCGAAGCCGTCCGCGTTCGCGCTGCTGCTGTGCCTGCTGTGCGCCTCCGCCTCGGGGGCCGCGCCCCACCGGCTGGTGGTCTCCAGCGGCGACTGCCGGGACGCGGAGCTGAGCGGCCAGTCCAAGGCGTTCTACGACGCCCTCCGCGCCCGCCCCGAACAGCACGTGCTGAGCGCGCCCGAGTTCGCCGAGCGCCTCTTCCCCGCCTCCTCGCGCTCCTTCGAGGACCTCCAGCGCCAGCTGGACGCCGCGCAGGACCAGTTCTACGAGGGCCGCAACGCCCGCGCGTCCCAGCTCCTGGACGACGCCCTGGGCGACATCCGCCGCCTGCCGCCGGGCGAGCCGCGCTGGAAGCTCTTCGCGCACGCGCAGCTCTTGCACGGGCTCAACCACCGGGCGATGGGGAAGACGAAGGACAGCGACGCGGCCTTCCTCCAGGTGCTGCGCCTCCAGCCGAAGTACCAGTTGGACCCGGACCAGTACGCCCCCTCCATCCGGCAGACCTTCGAGAAGCTGCGCCGCGACCTGGCCCGGACGCCGAAGGTGAAGCTGTCCCTCAAGTCCACGCTGCCCGCGGCGGACGTGTACCTGGAGGGCCTGGGCGTGGGGCAGACGCCGCTCACGCTGGAGCTGCCCGCGGGCGCGTACGAGCTGACGATGGTGAAGGGGGACGCGGTGAGCTTCCCCCGGCAGGTGCAGGCGCAGGGGGCGGACACGCCGCTCCTGGTGGACCTGGCCTACGAAGGGTCGGTGACGGCCGCGCCCTTCCCGTGCCTCTCCGCCGTGGACGGCAACGAGGAGCGCACCTGGAGCCACGCGGTGCGCCTGGGCGGCACGCTGGGCGTGGAGGAGGTCATCGTCGTGCGGCTGGAGCGCCCGAGCAGCGGGCCCAAGTGGTTCGCCGCCACGGTGCTCAACGTCGACGGCGGGCAGAAGCTGCGCGAGGGCGGCTTCAAGACGCAGGGCCTGGACGCGCCCGGTGAGGCGCTCTCCGCGCTGGTGGACTTCGTCACCACCGGGCGCTCGCCCTCCAACCTCGTGGTGATGAACAACGCCAACGGCAAGGCGCCCTGGGACGCGGGCAGCGCGCGGGGCACGGCGGGCGCCTCCGGCACGGGCGCGGACCTCACCGCGCCGAATCTGTTGTCGGAGGACGTCTCCGGCGGCACCCCGCCCGGCACGGGCCTGCGCACGGCGTCGTACGTGGCGATGGGCGCGGGCGTGGCGGCCCTGGGCGGCGCGGGCGTGGTGCGGCTCCTGGCCCAGAAGGACCTGAACGGCCTGGAGGACCGCCGCGCGGCCAACGGCGGCCAATTGGTGAGCACGGACGCGCGGGCCGTCGCGCTGCGCGACTCGCTGGTGGGCAAGAGCAACCTGATGACGGGGCTGCTCGTGGGCGGCGGCGCGGCGGTCGTCACCGGGGCGGTGCTCTTCCTCGTGTCCTCGCCCTCGAAGCCCGCGCCCGTGACGCTGGGCGTGACGGCGGACGAGACGGGCGCGGGGGCGAGCCTCTCCGGGTCGTTCTGA
- the sitA5 gene encoding SitA5 family polymorphic toxin — MTRLGWRRYLGTKPWGRAGCWLMLLVFWVGCASGPTVRLRTEQGTRTYAPVTWDRRVPVSAREFEEALTRLVLEVPLTVRAPKVVRAVAKKGAQLDLGFGFMLRDGYGRWCRAHEASGDCLSLLEDGAGFSELDRLTLAVGMSLEPLRASIGAALQDTLSPEFFVSVVSGAIASWVVLAAAPEPVFTKAAAVIAAVFLAYVGVQSFLAVVRACGALKEATDRAKTFQELEEAAEVFAQALGPEVARVFVLAVTVLVSHGVTMGLSSSLSLMPRFPDAVRAGAANAGFNPARVLDVSAVAVVDGVVEVTLASTAVAMATMGPPPPSSSGGPGKWVQVNESMSDRARDYQAQVTGAPKGSAYRVKKGDEEVDFDGYDVDENVLLDAKGPGYEQFFGIDLKAKKFFQGANALVEQARRQIEVAGGARVRWVVAEKKFADALRALFNRQSVMVEVRYLAPTK, encoded by the coding sequence ATGACACGTCTTGGGTGGAGACGCTACTTGGGTACGAAACCGTGGGGACGGGCTGGATGCTGGCTGATGCTGCTGGTGTTCTGGGTGGGCTGCGCCAGCGGACCCACGGTGCGGCTGCGCACGGAGCAGGGGACCCGGACGTATGCGCCGGTGACGTGGGACCGCCGTGTGCCGGTCAGTGCCCGGGAGTTCGAGGAGGCGCTGACGCGGCTGGTGCTGGAGGTGCCACTGACGGTGCGGGCGCCGAAGGTGGTGCGCGCGGTCGCGAAGAAGGGGGCGCAGCTGGACCTGGGGTTCGGGTTCATGTTGCGGGACGGGTACGGGCGGTGGTGCCGGGCGCATGAGGCTTCGGGGGACTGTCTGTCGTTGCTGGAGGACGGGGCGGGCTTCAGTGAACTGGACCGGCTCACGCTCGCGGTGGGCATGTCGCTGGAGCCTCTGCGAGCCAGTATCGGAGCCGCGTTGCAGGACACGCTGAGTCCGGAGTTCTTCGTGTCCGTGGTCTCGGGAGCGATTGCGTCCTGGGTGGTGCTGGCGGCGGCACCGGAGCCTGTGTTCACCAAGGCCGCGGCGGTGATTGCCGCCGTGTTCCTGGCCTACGTGGGCGTGCAGTCGTTCCTCGCGGTGGTGCGGGCGTGCGGGGCGCTGAAGGAGGCGACGGACAGGGCGAAGACGTTCCAGGAGCTGGAAGAGGCGGCGGAGGTCTTCGCGCAGGCGCTGGGACCGGAGGTGGCGCGCGTCTTCGTGCTCGCGGTGACGGTGCTGGTGAGTCACGGCGTGACGATGGGGCTGTCGTCATCGCTCAGCTTGATGCCACGTTTTCCGGACGCGGTGAGGGCGGGCGCGGCCAACGCGGGCTTCAACCCGGCGCGCGTGCTGGACGTGAGCGCGGTGGCGGTGGTGGACGGCGTGGTGGAGGTGACGCTCGCGTCCACGGCGGTGGCCATGGCCACGATGGGCCCGCCTCCTCCGAGCAGCTCAGGAGGGCCGGGCAAATGGGTGCAGGTGAACGAGTCGATGTCCGACCGTGCTCGCGACTATCAAGCCCAGGTGACTGGGGCTCCGAAGGGATCCGCGTACCGGGTCAAGAAGGGGGACGAGGAGGTCGACTTCGACGGCTATGACGTGGATGAGAACGTACTGCTGGACGCCAAGGGGCCGGGCTACGAGCAATTCTTCGGTATTGATCTGAAGGCGAAGAAGTTCTTCCAGGGCGCGAATGCCTTGGTTGAGCAGGCTCGGCGGCAAATCGAAGTGGCTGGAGGTGCTCGCGTTCGATGGGTGGTCGCCGAGAAGAAATTCGCAGATGCCTTGCGTGCGCTGTTCAATCGCCAGAGCGTTATGGTGGAAGTGCGTTATCTCGCTCCCACGAAATGA